The window AGACACAGCTGAAGTTACAAAATAGGTAAATTGTAAAGACAATTCGGTTGAGTGAGCTACCCATTGTTGAGACCAGGGTTATGGTGATTAAAAAAAAGGGTTCATTTTAAGTTGGCGCATGTACATTGGTATGCATTGGAAGTGCCAGAGAAATGCTAAGTGTTTATTTTTGTAGATGGTCTTTCACTACAGACTTCAGATTAAGAGTTTGACAGGATTGATGAATACCCCGCCATCTGAATTGGCATTACAGTGTTGTCAAAATGTACATAGATCTGTCATTTTCAGGAAAAACTCTGAACTCAAAGGTCAAATTCAGGATCTTGAGGAGTATCGCTCGAATGGTTCTGATGCTGAAGTAAGAATAAAAGAATTGGAGCAGGAATTATCGAGAATGAGGGATGAGGCTGTGTTGGTCAAGGCCATGAAAGCAAAACTGGCTGCTTACCCAGAGATCGAGAAAGAAAACAGGGAGCTCAGGAACGAGAATAATGTGTTGATGTAAGTAAGCATGGGCATATAATGTTTTTTTGCTATAtgatttgtgacccgtcacagcaaaaccaggcgcatgtcgcgcagaagatgagcctaaatgacaccaggagataatggaagaaattgatttgctcatatttcacaaaaggctgacaacagagaaatgaacaaacagtccgtctcaacctaccaagctcagagtgacatacgcctggttttgctgtgacgggtcacattttaccTATCAGAATATCTTCCTATTAAGCACAGCATTTATAAGTGTCAGCTCAAAGGTGTCCTTAGAGTGGTCTTACTTTAAATGGTTGATTGATAGACAATTGTAATTATTTTCAGTGGCAAACGTGATAATGTGCTGCTGTTGGAAGAACAGGTTGAAAGCCTCGAGCAGAAGGTGACAAGGGGTGAACAGACGTGTGTCGATTTGAGCCGTCTGCAGATCGAAAATGAAGAATTGAAGAAAAAGCTTGTGAAGTGGGAGGCAGAGGATCTCTCAGGTGTAAGGCGGCCACAGTAAGTAGTCTTGTTATAACTGGACAGTTCTGGTGGCTGTTCTTACTAAGGCAGTATAAGAGAAGTTAAACTATCAGGgtcaaattcataaagggcatttaagggttagacgtgtgtaacttctccctaatcagtttcagggcctattcatattctgtgaagatttacatgaaggacctaaATCTGTCAACTCAGTAGTGaaatgctgttttaagctaaacacccatGATGAATTTGGCCCTCAGTTTCTCCACAAAATTTGCATCCAGCACAGTTTGTTGAAAAAACATGATAACTATACCTGAATGGTGTAACCCATGCCTACCAGAAGGATGGTCACTTGAGAGGAACGGATGGGGTCACAAGTTCATGATCAAAACTCTCTTCACTATTTTAGGTCTCCCAATCAGCTGGCAAGAAGACTGGCCGAGTTACAGACTGAACACGCCATCCTCTTAGAAAAACAGGGTCAGCTGCAAGCCAAGTAAGACAAATATAAAAACTTACTAAAATGTGACAGCATTATTTGCTAAGTCCAGCTGTGCTGCATGTTGGCAATAACagatccatgtacatgtacatgtaggcctaacatAGCTTCATTAGAGTCATCTGAATGACACTCTGATAGATTTGGGCTTCGTGTgtatagatacatgtagctgaatTGGCATTGGTACATGTCCTTATATTCTGATCAGCAATTATCAAGAAAATGATCGTGAGATTAACAGGTCATGAGCAGTTTATCATTTCTGTTGACTTTTTCAGCAATCGCCTGGCAGAGAAGGCTCGGAAGGAGGCAGAAGAGCGCACTCATATCACCAGTCAACAACTTGCCCTGGAGGAACAAAAAAGTCTTGATCGGGAGGAATTGGTACGGAAACTTAGGAGGAAGCTGCTGTTGTTGTCCAAGGTACGTTGTGTGGTTGTGAAACAACATTAAAACATCTGTCAGGTAAGGTGGTACAGCTACATTTGTAAGGCtacagtacaattatagcctctgtgtGCATAAATATGTACTGCCAGCTGTTTTGGAAAATATAGGACTATAATGGTAGTGGGGCTGTGAAAGTACAACTTCAACACTTTGCCAGCTTGAATCCAGATCCATGCAGATTTTCTTCATCTTACCTGTTAACATTTTGTGTTGATCTAGGAGAGGGAAGGCTACCAGAGAACCATTACAGCATACGAGAGTGAGGTGACCGTTAATATGAACTCACAGTCAAAGGCTAGGATTAGTATGTTGGAGGAGGCAGCACAGGGGTATCGCAAACATAATGATATACTGGAGGAGGAAATATCAAGAGTTGTGGAGCAACTTTGCCAACTCAGAGAAAAAAATCTACAGGTGAGGACTACAGAATGATGCTGGataaatttcagaaaatgaaatatctACACCAAAAAACCAATGATTTGGTGGCAGAGGAAAATTTAAGGGTGTTTCAGGCTTACCACATGTAAGTCTGTACCGGTATTGCCGACCTGCATTATAATACCTCTGGTTGTTCTTTTCAGCTTGAACAAAAGTTAACCGAGAGAAGTGCCTCCCCAGATCAACaagctccaaatattgcagAAACAGATCAGAAACTTATCCTCCAGCTTCGGGAGAAGATATCAGATCTAGAAGATTGCTTGGAGAGGAGAGCTCTACAGGTAACCATAGATTTTGCTATTTTGACGTCAGAATCTGAGGTGCTCTCATGTTTGGTGTCCCAGACATGTATGAGGTTTTCTTGGTCAGATTAAGTGAGGGATTGTTACTACATGTAGAACAGCCCTCATCACACAGGAGGAGACAACCTTGATTACCGGTACATTCAGCAGGCCTTGTCTTGACTTGTTTTCCCTGAAAATCGGTAATTGTGGGTCACAATCTCAGATCATCACTCACTCCGGTATATGATAAAAATCTCGCCTTTGATCATACTTAAGTATCATTGGAATATCTTCTTTGCCTCTTTCAGGGTGACTTTGATCCCCTGAAGACAAAGGTAATTCATTTGAGGATGAACCCAGCTGAGAAAGCCCAGGAGGAACGAGCAAAGATGTTTGAGAGATTAAAGGAAGAAAACGAACGCCTCCGATCAAAGATCAAACAGTTAGAAGAGACTGCTGGAGTTGAGCATGAACAGACTTTGAAACTTGATGCGGGCGGTGAAGCCACACCTAGCACAAGCAAGGCAGTAGAAGGTTGGTAAAATCACTTTTTTAGGAGATGGTTTGCTTGGCTCTTGTAAAACATTACCAGTGGGTGAATGGGGAAGTTTGCTTGTGGTTAAAATTTGTCATCGTAGGCAAGGACATACTGTGGCAGAATTGCTTTCTTTGTTATGGTATATCTGCTTGTCTGCAGCTTGACTCCTTCATTTAGACCTGCACAACTGGGTGACGACTGCTAGACTTGAGCTAATCTCTTCGACATGTTTTCAGACCTGCAAAGCCAGGTGACGTCTGCCGAGTTGAAGAACAAGCGTTTGATGGAggctttcaagaaaactagtcAAGAGTTCCGTGAAGTGTGCTACCAGCTGACAGGGTTCAAAGTGGATAAGCTGAATAACAACCAGTATCGCTTGATGAGCATGTATGCTGAGTCTGCTGAGGATTCTCTCATGTTTCAGGTTAGTAGACCATGTGCTTAGCAATACTTTCCAAGTGACCAACAACCTCGGGAGGAAAGCCAaaatataaccccccccccccgagaatcAAACCTACAGCCTCTCTTATCATGAGGTTGGCCCTCTACCACCAAGCTTTATACCTATTGCAGTGGGTTCAGCGGTATGTCTTGTAGGTTTGATTTACTGACTCTGGAGAGGGTCCTATTGCAATTTAGGGTCGAAGCACGAAAATCataaaaaattcatttcatttcagcaaTCCACAAAGGGAGAGATGCAGTTGTTGGAGACGCCATTTTCCCAGTCACTGTCTGAACTTATCGATCAATACCTCATGCAGCGTGGCAGTATTCCGGCTTTCCTATGTGCCCTCACTATGGAATTATTCAGCAGACAGACAATGATGATATCGTGAAAACGGGTATCCTCTGATAATGGACTAATGTAGCACAAACAATTTCATTGCTTTGGAGTCTTCTTACACAAGTAGACAGGACAGAGGTGAACATGGCAGCTTCAAGTTGCCTTCTGAACATAGATTTCTTTGCTACGTGATGAAAAACACGAACTGAGTGTATGATGTGTTGACCTGTCTTCGGTGCAGGTTTTGTGATTCAGGATTACAAGAACAATTTAGTCTTGTAACTCCCATCATGAGAACTCGGGTCACTTTTTAATGTTGAGAGGCTCAATTTCATTTCTGCATTTTGCCAAAGGTGCTTTTGTGTTAACCTGGACATGTTGATAGTACATTACCTATATGTTCAATGTTGCCAACATGTTCACTGGTTCATGATACTTGACAtttatatctacatgtacatattgacAGAATATATACCAAAACTCGTCTATAACTTGTTTTCCTTCTTTGCGTTTGATTAAAGTCCAATGATAAGCATTTCCAGCTGGACGTCCTTGAAAGTGTCTCAGGTCATATGTTCAGCTCTGCAATGAGGGTCTTGAAGGACAATAGACCTGTGAAGTCAATCGTATATGGGATGAAACAAGTGCCATGCGCCCACATCCAAGTATGTGCCTTGCTCACTGCAGAGGGACAGTAGTCACCAGGCCAAGAATCAAACCTGCCTTGTGATTATCAGCCTTGCACTGCACCTCTGATCTATTCCCTCCAGTTGTTCCATGATCTTGGAGAAAACCAGGCTGAAGATGAGCACTGTTCTTGGGACCTTTCTCCCAGACTAgtttcctacatgtatgtgggCAAAGGCACACAGTCTCCCACCCTCTTATTACTAGTTACTAGTTTCATCACGCTCAAGTGGGACAAGGGCCATGGCATTAGGTATCGGTTTTCAGGATTGGACTCCATCACTTGAGATATGAGATGGGGAGAACTGCATGCACAACTATTGGACAGAAATCAGTGAACCATTCCATCCACCATGCAGCAGTCTTCTTTAACTATGAATCAACCTTTGTGTTGgtacatacatttacatgtaagaccAGTGTGGTCTCCACACAGGTTAAGACAAATACCATATCGAAATAATAAGCAAGAGTATTTTTACAACAATACAATGTTTATTGCACAAAATACAATCACCAGACTATGATCAGATGATAGGAAGAACTCTGCAAGAAAGTCTGCGAATCAGATaaggtaaccatggtaactgaaCAAGATGCTGAAACGACGTTACAAAAACCTTTCATTTTGTCATACAGAGACAGATGACAAAGGGACTATCTCAAAGTTGACTGAAGCTGAAAAAGACTAAATTGTCTCGGGGTTTTCAGAGCTTccatttttccattttctgtgGCTTCATTGTACTTTAAATGGTACACTGGTGTCAAATGCAGACGCAGAGGTCTAAAACTAGTAAAAGGGTTGAAATACAGCCTCTAATACTCTATATTTTTGCAAGACAGCattgtttttcatcatcttgCAGGGCTTGAGGGAGTAATGAAATAATTTCAGCTTCAATCAATTTTGAGACGATCCCTTAACACcatcagcgccgaaccacgtagatctacgtggcccaaatccccctccccgttgagctggttatcggagtctcattgacttcatgaaagaactacgccatcgccatcttcaggacacaGTACGAACTGAAAATagcgtttggtcttttcagttcctactttgccctgaagatggcgatggcgtagttcttccatgaagtccatgagactccgataaccagctcagagGGGGAATTTGGgcaacgtagatctacgtggttcggcgctgaaggtgttaaagtcTCATTCCATGAAATGAAGTCCTGAGTTGTGTGATCTTGAAATCCTTTACCCGTTCTTGTGTTACCATTATATTAAACGAGGGAAGGCAGGGAAGAATTTGGAATGTTCTTTTTAACATGTCTTAGGAATGGCACAAAATCAGATTCAAAAGGACAATACTCTGCATGTTCAGAATTTAGAATTATCAGAATCTGGAATTCGGGAAATGGAATGTAACGTTAATTACAACAGTCATGGTCCCGTCTTGACTGCACAACGTTTTTCTGTATAACATTCCTAAAATAGCAATTTTGGAAATACTGCTGGTGTGACATGCATGTAGTTGTCATGACAGCCAAATTTTAGAATTGCAGGTTGCAAAGCAAACAATGAGTGCAACTTAAAGGGACAAGCGAGAATTTTTCATAGAAATTTTAAAAGTTACTAAAAGAAGCAATCGACttgattaatttcaatcaaagttgtaaaataaaaatttaaaaatcaaTAGTAATACATAACAGAATCATTCTTAGGTGGTATTAAGTTCTCCCACGCTCTCAAATACTTGTAGTTTACGACATGCAATCTCTTGTCTCCCACATTGTCAATACCCAAAATACAAGTACGTGTACGGTGTACTGTACATGATGTGACCTCTGGTGGTTGATGTACAGTGTTAGCTATAAATCCAGAATAAATCCGGTCATCGGCAGTAACGTTAACTCAGCTGTGAAATGATTATAAGCAGGACTTGAGTAGCATTCAGAAAGCTTCTGAGCAAATACATAAATAATTCAATACAGAGTGCCCCAAAAATATGTCACAGTCTATCATGGCTGTTAACGGTAAGAATCTATCCTCATTGCTTTCTACCAACTATCATTATGACCCCCTTTCCAAAAAATTATATCAAAAGAAAAATTTAACAACCTTTTTGAGACACACTGTATAGATATTACACCTAGAATATGATTAATCACAGTTGTAATAAATATCACCATAGCAAGTTGTACAAGATGCGTCACACAATTTACAACTATTTACTAATTTACAGTTGGACAGCATATTCAAGACATGCTGAACAATGTTGAGGTTACCATACAGTATTTAGAGCTTACGACTTGTGAGTCGAAGACGTGGAGATCAAATGAAGACAATTTGCAGAGGGGGGGGGTGACTTGGTACGATTATTGCTCCATTTATTGTGCGGCCGTCTGACTATACCTGAATAAAGGGTGCAAAGTAGAAATTCAGAAGACAGTGGTTCTTATATTGGGCCAaaataagattttttttctaaCAGCCTGCTAAATACTTGCATGGTAAGAATAATACCTGAACATCAAAGCACCTCTACTTCTATACCAGTGCCAGACCAGATAAAACTCTGCCTCTTTTTGAGAATTCACAGGCATTATACAAATATCTTAATCACGTTTCAAGTAGTGAGTAACATTGAGGAAACTCCAAAAATTCGGAGAGTTGAGTCATCACTATGTTATCTGATGGTCCGTGGGATAGAAGCCACATTTTCCTGTCCTCAGGGAGTATTCGTCAGGCACCGTGGTTCATTTTCGTTGATAGAAGAGGTGTGAGGACAGTACAACACAAAAGTATAGAACATGGATAAAAATGCACCTCGACTTCAAATTCTTGGCACTTCTGATGTGAAATTAGTTTTGTTCTCTTGCATATGTTGATCATTATGCATGACTCCTTTCATGCTTTAGAGATTATGAACAAACAACTTGACAAGCTCATCGAACATGCATTTTTACCCCTAGAATTTAACATTCATTAAACACCAATACAATACACCGACAGATACTTAGAGATGAAATTTGATTACAACCGATAAAGAATGCTTAGCCGATATCTATGCCTGAGCGAAAATACATGAACCAGAATCTTGTTTGACTACAGTGTGTCAAGAAGAAGCCGTAACACCAAGTATTTTGCAAGGTTGGTTTACAAGTCTTTGTATAAGCTGATTGTATTAATCTTGGTACACTCAAAGATGTGCTTTAAGTCTAAACAGTGTAAGCTTTAGGTGGATTTTAAACGTTTCCAGACACAACGCATGGTGGGATCAGAAACACAGCAGAGGTGGGTATAGCTAATTGCTGAAATACACACTGATGATGACCAGAATATAACAGCATGCATTGAGAAAACATCCCTACtgtctttgaacatgttgtaGGCGTTCTAGTTCAGCCTTAAAAGCACAGACATGTCATTTTTTTGATAAATATATTTCAACCATCCAGTTGCCTGATGATTCAATAGGATTGGCATTATTCATAAAATGATTTTATAAGATTGAGTCCAAACTGTTAAGTAATTAAGCGGTGGGTTATACTTGTGAATTTTTCTAAGTACTTGATAAAGGTAACTGGATATAATATTCAATATGACTCCAATGATTACATTTTGATTACAGCATGATTGTACACATAATATATCATAAGTACATTATCTTGATAAAAGGCGGTGGATCTCGAACAAATGTGCTCACAACATTTACAACAACACTAGTTGTGCATGCATTAAACATGTAGTGTCCAAAATTACTATTACATTCTCATCTGTAGTTCCTCACATGAAAATATTTCACCAGTTTTCAaacaaatgcaatgcaatgcaaacAAAGCTAGACTTTTCGTTTTTTGCACACAAATTCTGATATTATTGCTCCGGTGATATTAAACATCAAGATAATATCTTTCTTCAAGTGACAAATCTTTCATGAGGTAATAATAATGAGGGACACACAGCTCATTTACACCAAAGGTGGAAATTTCAGTAAACCTTGCTTGCCTCCAAAACTGTTACAATTTCACTGTCATATGATAAGTAAATATCTGTGACTCAGTGCTCTTTTGAGTATTCAAAACAATTTGATAAAAAACTTAAGAGTAAATGATACCAACACTGgttcattgaaattgaaaatgattcGATGCCTGACAACGTTATGTCAGTTTTACAAATAACAAATAGAAGTTGCTGAGATATTTTCCTAAACACTCGTTGAAAACCTTCTTTGttaataaaacaaacaaaaaataccCACATTTGAGATTTGGGGTTTCAAGAGAGTTTTGcattttttgagaatttttccAACAAAAAACAGTACAAGTCCTATACAAGTTCAAAAATATAGTGCAACAACAATCAGTCAACCCCTTCATGAAagccggagatttaattgagaCCAAAACAAGTATTTCTTTGGGTGAGTTGGCTGAAATGAAGGGTcaacttttcagttttcaggATTATTCTACTTCAATTGACCTCACCCCAGGATGCCAATGACCTGCCATTATAATGCTCTTATATGGATCGTCAAGGCTCCTGGAAACAAGGATAGCAATAGAATATCCGGTTTATGGCAGTACCTCGTGACTAGTCTAGTGATTTCTTTGGCAGTTGAGTTGCTGATGTTTCTTCCAATCATTGTTGAAAGAATCTGAAAACACAAGCCATCTTATTATGGGATCAACAAAGGACGTTTCAAAGTGTGAAATTGAAGTAAAACGACTTTCTTATGGTCAGTTTCAGATTGACCCCATGATGTTCAGATTACGACTTTTCAACTAATAGACCATGCAACCACTTTCGATATAGGTACCTTATCTCTACTTACCATAGCTCAAACTACATTCACATGTAGTTCAATTTCTGCCCGAGCAGTTCCTTGATGAAGCTGGAGCAACTGTACTCATCCTCTGGCAGATCTACCTTCTGACCCTTGGCAACCATGGGGAAATTCACAACCTGGGCCTCCTTGAAATTTTTGACTTGGTTTTCAACACGAACACAACGGATGGTTGGTTCGTATCCCTCCTTCTCTGCTGTGATCACGTAGTCGCCGTCCTTCAGTAGACGCCAGTATTCACCATACAtgactgaaatgaaaaatcatgatattttacactttttctttcaacttctttATCTGGATCATAGACGTCCAGGTGCATGCATTGGAAAATCTTGGTTGACAGTAAATATAATCAGAAAATGTTGTTGGTTGACAAGTTCATGGGCTGAAATAACCACCTTGCTTGGTTCCACGCTGCTGGCCTGCATAGTCTCAGCGGGCTGTGTCTGAAGGAGTCGTTAGGGTCTGGACTCTGATTTTGCTGTCTAGAAGGCTCTTCTCTATCTAATCAATCCACCTAAAGATATGGATGAGCCTGAGGGAACTCGCTGTGTGATATTGACCGAACAATATATATTTGTGTCTTACCTGAGTCAACATTGTGTTCGATTTCTCCCTTGACACCTCCGGTCACATTTGTGACGCTGATCTGGGCATGGGGGATTGGAATGGCTGCCAGGTAGTCGTAAACGTAACCCTTGACACCGATGTGGCTCTGAAATGACACCGATGAAGTTAAAGGCTATGCATCCTCAACTGACCAAGGGGACATATTTGCAACAACAGAATGAACCCCAAAGTGCATCGCTTCACCGGATGAGACCTGTCTGTACCATGCAGTAACTACTGTACAGTAAGAGCTGAGAGACTGCAGTCTAGTCAATATGGCTGCAAACGTAACAGACTTTCCATCATGCCTACTCATTGGACAATTCTTTGCTGGTCTTTTCTTAAGAATAAACTATCAACAAAGGATGTCTTCTACATATATCCGCGACAGCATTTCTTAACCCAACATGATACAGAAAAATCATAGAGTAATGCAATGTAGTTAAGAAGTCTATATCTAAAAGCCTTTCTATGCCGCTGGCAAACAGCTAGGACCCTCCCAAATGTTCTCACCCATCCTGTCATTGGAGGAGTGCATTCACCAACTGAGAAGTTGCATTCTGTCATCAGCAAATGGCACCTAAAGGCAAGCGTCTGAGTTTAAAGAGGGAGATGGGAAGTCTTCATGATAACGTGACGACGCAACGAACAGAATAGAAAGGGAATCACCGAGCAGTTTACCTACCTGCCACATGTAGTTGACGAGCGATTCCTTGTTGTCCTTCCAGAACTTTGGCAGCGTTTCGGCCTTGGGGAATTTGACACAGCTCAACTCAACAGTGATCTCGAAACAGTTGCTGCTCAGGTAGTTGAAATCTTGCATACCTGGAATAGACATAAGACGAAATTTGTGGATGAAATTCACACAGAGAAGCTATAGTGGTCCTCACCTTAGCTCATTCTTCTGAATCTACTCTTGAAAGTAATTATTGGTTTAAGATATCAATTTACAGGAATCTTACATCAACGACCAATACACATCATTCTCAATAACCTTACCTCCGGCAAGAGAGTACCAGGCAGCTCCGTTGgtggtgccgccatctttgtAGAATGGCTTCTCGCTCATGTCACATGACCTGTGCTCCTTGGCCATGATGCCGTGTTTTGTGGAGTAAGCCAGAGCAAGAACCCTGCAAAGGAAGAATGTGATGACATGTCTTGTAGATGTTGGCGGTGAGAGTTTGGTATCACTCAGTAATGACTTTCCAAAAACACTCATCGTAGTAATTTTGTCGGTATGCACAATGCAAGTAGTCACAATAGTTATGACTGTTCAACTTCAAACTTGGCATCCTTTTCAAGACAAATATCATGGCCGCCAACCAGTTGTCAATTCAAACTCAATGCACCTCATCTGATAAGCATGTGATTGCAGTGCTATGTATGCCATCTGCAGCGAAAAAGTTAATTTAGTTACACGCGTTCACCATGTGCACACATAGAGCTGGCTCAGCAAAGTCAATAATAGCATTCTTGATGGAGGAACCCGAATCCTTAATGGTGTCGCTAATTGCTTTTAATGATCAATCATGAATAAATCTCCATAGTGAACCATCAATAGGAATCAGTCAACTGCATCTGAATGAACTTAGCACAAATAACTTAGTGTATTACATTGTACTTACTTAAATGTACCATCATCAGGACACTTGGCATATTCCTGAGACTGCCCTGACCGACTCTCGTCATACGGATAGTTGGCAACCATGTCACCACCGTGAAGGTTTGCTGAGAGAACGAAGGGAATCTTCATGATCCACTTAATCACCATCATCGTCTCAGGCTGAATCTGGAAACGGACGACGAACATGACAAAACACAAATGGAGGAAAATCAACTAAATGTAAACTGATCTCTAGTTTGAATGCAAGAATGACATCATTATCAAGATGAGATTTCATCCCGTTTCCCGAAAATTGGATAAACCACAGGTGGAACTATTTCAATACATCCGTCACCATATCAagataaacaaataaacaaattcACCAAAGCCAAGCTATATTATAACTATAAGAACAGAAGTGGATTCAAGACCGGCAGTATCTTTTCACATGCTCCAATCTACAATTCCAAGGACACCACAGGAAAGTTTAAATAACACTGTAAACAAGGTCCGGCCTTCACTGCAAAGTTTTAAAACGACTTACTGGCAAGCAAAATTTGATTTCATGGTAGAAAATTGATTTTACTGTTAGCATGAAAGTACTGGAGCCATTATTTGCCatgaaatattaatttcttAAAAGCCTCTCATAACCAAGCAGCAGAGTAGAGACGCATCTTACCGGGAGCTTCTTAATACTTTCTTCAACCTAAATGAGCGCAATATGGTAACTTTAGACACCTCGCACACTTTTCACACACATAACAAGATAAAGATGCACATGCCTTCACAAATATGGACGTTTGACTTTTTCATGGATTTAACAATcctgtaacactaacagtacTATCAATTAAATTTTCTTTTTCGAGGCGAAAACCTTTCACGGTTATCTGTAAACACGAAAAAAGCTAAATAAAAAGCATGTAAACATTTATGGGTTAACAGTATTGTGATTTTCCAATAAAAATACTATTAGAAATAGCCTTACCCTGTTGTCATTTAGCATTTGCGGCATAAAAAGATTATCGGTGGGTTCGTTGAATTTTTCTAATCCATAAGCGATGCGGTCAAGGTCGGGAAAGTTCCTGTTGAGGTCGGCATCATTGGCGTTGGCACGTCCAATCAACCAGCTCTTGTTGGCCATCTGGGAGAAAAAGTCAGGATTAAGCGCCCAAAAAAGTGTGAAATAAACTTTAGAGAAGctgagtatatatatatatcctgCTCACACCTGTACTTTATTCAATATATTGCTCTCGAGAATGGGTGTTTCTACCAGGAGCTGAGTAGGGAGTGTCTCCTAATGGGATGAAAAATTCCAAAAGAAGAGTAGCAGTAACTGAAGGcgtcatcttgacccgcaatgttttggtttgtggagctcgatagtggtgatgcAAATGCATGAGAGCCAGGATGACAGGTGTGGCCAGAACTATAAATTGTTCCACTATTCCAAGGCAGGTGTGTAGTTTCATTTCAAGGGATTCCCTGTTGGAGAACAAGTCGTTTATGAGAGCTTTGACTGACTACTGC is drawn from Lineus longissimus chromosome 1, tnLinLong1.2, whole genome shotgun sequence and contains these coding sequences:
- the LOC135484442 gene encoding carboxypeptidase E-like, with translation MKFSLCILAILPIILGVCRSFQLKHHDYVELVQSLREVHQNCPEITQIYNLTNFDGFSDLTPLGNRLTVIEFAAPVDPEELKGARPHFKYVGNMHGNEVVGREMLLKLADYLCEEWNKGTNPEIVELLKKTVIHIMPSMNPDGWEIANQQMANKSWLIGRANANDADLNRNFPDLDRIAYGLEKFNEPTDNLFMPQMLNDNRIQPETMMVIKWIMKIPFVLSANLHGGDMVANYPYDESRSGQSQEYAKCPDDGTFKVLALAYSTKHGIMAKEHRSCDMSEKPFYKDGGTTNGAAWYSLAGGMQDFNYLSSNCFEITVELSCVKFPKAETLPKFWKDNKESLVNYMWQSHIGVKGYVYDYLAAIPIPHAQISVTNVTGGVKGEIEHNVDSVMYGEYWRLLKDGDYVITAEKEGYEPTIRCVRVENQVKNFKEAQVVNFPMVAKGQKVDLPEDEYSCSSFIKELLGQKLNYM
- the LOC135497773 gene encoding mitotic spindle assembly checkpoint protein MAD1-like, whose amino-acid sequence is MDTPENTAVVNLLKDFNDLVSHQSRGPKIAKTLDFSTSFDNRSQCSSVTMKSLLEKERAGREREAALLAAKGRIASLENKMGSLETSRKRARIDYESEMENLKIERMKEQQRIDDMKSRLNFVVQNEEELRDQLDDTRKKMETQKAESGEKIKNLQKELFNLQTEFMEYQEDTRQQQLDSKNDLLRGQTELQICKNELSETKTQLKLQNRKNSELKGQIQDLEEYRSNGSDAEVRIKELEQELSRMRDEAVLVKAMKAKLAAYPEIEKENRELRNENNVLIGKRDNVLLLEEQVESLEQKVTRGEQTCVDLSRLQIENEELKKKLVKWEAEDLSGVRRPQSPNQLARRLAELQTEHAILLEKQGQLQANNRLAEKARKEAEERTHITSQQLALEEQKSLDREELVRKLRRKLLLLSKEREGYQRTITAYESEVTVNMNSQSKARISMLEEAAQGYRKHNDILEEEISRVVEQLCQLREKNLQLEQKLTERSASPDQQAPNIAETDQKLILQLREKISDLEDCLERRALQGDFDPLKTKVIHLRMNPAEKAQEERAKMFERLKEENERLRSKIKQLEETAGVEHEQTLKLDAGGEATPSTSKAVEDLQSQVTSAELKNKRLMEAFKKTSQEFREVCYQLTGFKVDKLNNNQYRLMSMYAESAEDSLMFQQSTKGEMQLLETPFSQSLSELIDQYLMQRGSIPAFLCALTMELFSRQTMMIS